In Kaistella faecalis, a genomic segment contains:
- a CDS encoding T9SS type A sorting domain-containing protein: MKKIYILLLSCLALMYFAQTPLDLKKLYQVNTFNGGTIFKTVFDDEAKNITVGYSNGPFTLGPEDFSTSNTNSLFIYKTNSQTGEKIWSKKISPDSHGSIIPYLLYSKNNYTYIGFHFTGLLTVKGITYDSNEKNWMVVKLDTNGNILWATATAQMVKRDYFDISVNNENIFALMNNNVFRIDDVTGELLSSFYHANLVLTTLKSRSDALFLGGKATTDLSIGTELLTKNAAVVIKTDLDYNVTSALQFYGSESSFNYIVDIEFLTDETLSFVGMNANKVKAYGENGLVATCDYNMSTELQSNLYMGRISTDFTDMKWFGGNAVSSSFPNQGVVQLFQLPNRKISLYYSPKNVSSVVNNYNFFNSNHVVPNNGSIMINYDENGYETFDHAVFIGNTSKGFDSKIINSSNYSGLVTENVVSVYEASNAYNYQVNYTHQAHSKKGNIILQAVETQPDGGFYSDAITQGTLLNFFGQNIATPSNQTYLRIISKVNADGTLKWKSGVEGIEVSGSNLYNPTRSSVFTRVGKSLSVSRCDTFNNCRQYKNDGYVVMPGTEGKVILTAFSENGEMEWMKTISALFSKYSVFQNKGDYFIAGTVNNSFAIDNANYDVTAWIDTVVIIKITAVGVVEFVKTFPFIDVYEHILISFDEDDNMYAFMEPIDWGSNPATQYQFGNVIIPGNPVNPDLLMVKFDKNGIALSGKNFTQNTVSAGAYLSDAKYNGYDFILYGGLYRSGSATYGLEGQAYQLPVGMQNTSAHNFIAKVSKSGDLIWETPIFSKAFGYGKIGLDMQSNIFIHGYWKEKLNIKDQEIGLSPIDLSLNVIKFTNQGNLEYSTEVGTTPFIRYGTSLAPQNLNVHAQSNGKIVISGNTAGTEILGSGIDYLNGESIYVAYLEEEVLKTAHANTQQVFIYPNPTTDFIFIKSKNKIHNTEIYDASGRKMIVKSISENQLDVRNLKKGVYYITITLDKSSISSKFIKK; the protein is encoded by the coding sequence ATGAAGAAAATTTATATTTTGCTCCTTAGTTGTCTTGCATTAATGTATTTTGCGCAGACACCCCTAGATTTAAAAAAACTTTATCAGGTTAATACATTTAACGGTGGGACAATTTTTAAAACAGTTTTTGATGACGAAGCCAAAAATATTACGGTTGGCTACTCTAATGGGCCATTTACTTTGGGACCAGAAGATTTTTCCACCTCTAACACTAACAGCCTTTTTATTTACAAGACCAACAGCCAAACCGGCGAAAAAATTTGGAGTAAAAAAATTTCACCCGATTCCCACGGAAGCATCATACCTTACCTACTTTATTCGAAAAATAATTATACCTATATAGGCTTTCATTTTACAGGATTACTGACGGTAAAAGGTATAACCTATGATTCTAATGAGAAAAACTGGATGGTCGTTAAGCTTGATACAAATGGTAATATTCTTTGGGCTACCGCTACAGCACAGATGGTAAAAAGAGATTACTTTGATATAAGTGTGAATAATGAAAATATATTCGCACTTATGAACAATAATGTATTTCGAATTGATGATGTGACTGGGGAACTTCTTTCTTCTTTCTACCATGCCAATCTAGTTTTGACAACCTTGAAATCGCGAAGTGATGCTCTTTTTTTAGGAGGAAAGGCTACGACGGATTTGTCCATTGGCACTGAGTTACTGACTAAAAATGCAGCAGTTGTGATTAAAACAGACTTAGATTATAATGTTACTTCAGCACTGCAGTTTTATGGAAGCGAATCAAGTTTTAATTATATAGTGGATATTGAATTTTTAACTGATGAAACCCTAAGTTTTGTTGGGATGAACGCTAATAAGGTCAAAGCATATGGAGAGAACGGACTCGTAGCTACATGTGACTACAATATGAGTACAGAATTGCAAAGTAATTTGTATATGGGCCGCATTTCGACAGATTTCACCGATATGAAATGGTTTGGTGGCAACGCTGTGAGTTCATCATTTCCGAATCAAGGTGTAGTTCAGCTTTTTCAGTTGCCAAATAGAAAGATCAGTTTATACTACTCACCCAAGAACGTAAGTAGTGTGGTGAATAACTATAACTTCTTTAATTCCAACCACGTGGTGCCCAACAACGGCAGTATAATGATCAATTACGACGAAAACGGATATGAAACATTTGACCATGCAGTATTTATCGGTAATACTTCTAAAGGGTTTGATTCAAAAATTATCAACAGTTCAAATTATAGTGGATTGGTTACGGAAAATGTTGTAAGTGTATATGAGGCCTCTAACGCTTACAATTACCAGGTAAACTACACCCATCAAGCTCACAGTAAAAAGGGGAATATTATTCTTCAGGCAGTAGAAACTCAACCAGATGGAGGTTTCTACAGTGATGCAATTACGCAGGGAACTCTACTGAATTTTTTCGGGCAAAATATTGCTACTCCGTCAAATCAAACTTATTTGCGTATTATTTCGAAAGTTAATGCGGATGGAACCCTAAAGTGGAAGTCAGGCGTAGAAGGTATTGAAGTCTCAGGATCCAATTTATACAACCCTACAAGATCCTCAGTATTTACAAGGGTCGGAAAAAGTTTATCTGTATCACGTTGTGATACTTTTAATAATTGTAGACAATATAAAAATGATGGATATGTTGTGATGCCCGGCACTGAAGGAAAAGTTATTCTTACAGCTTTTTCAGAAAATGGCGAAATGGAGTGGATGAAAACTATTAGCGCCCTGTTTTCCAAATATTCTGTTTTTCAAAACAAAGGTGATTATTTTATTGCCGGAACTGTAAACAATTCATTTGCGATAGATAATGCTAATTACGATGTAACCGCCTGGATTGATACGGTAGTGATTATTAAGATTACTGCCGTTGGGGTAGTAGAATTTGTAAAAACATTTCCTTTTATAGACGTGTACGAACATATATTGATTTCGTTTGATGAAGATGATAATATGTATGCATTCATGGAACCAATAGATTGGGGATCAAATCCTGCTACGCAATATCAATTTGGCAACGTGATTATACCAGGCAATCCTGTTAACCCGGATCTTCTTATGGTGAAATTTGACAAGAATGGAATTGCGTTATCAGGAAAGAATTTTACTCAAAATACCGTCTCGGCAGGGGCATATTTGAGCGATGCTAAATACAATGGGTATGATTTTATTCTTTATGGAGGATTATATAGGTCAGGATCAGCAACTTATGGATTAGAAGGGCAGGCATATCAATTACCTGTGGGGATGCAGAACACTTCGGCTCATAATTTCATAGCAAAGGTTTCCAAAAGTGGTGACTTGATTTGGGAGACCCCCATTTTCTCTAAAGCGTTCGGTTATGGGAAAATTGGTCTCGATATGCAGTCAAATATATTTATTCATGGGTATTGGAAGGAAAAATTAAACATTAAAGATCAGGAAATCGGACTTTCACCAATAGACCTTTCCCTTAATGTTATAAAGTTTACTAATCAGGGAAATTTAGAATACAGCACAGAGGTTGGTACTACACCTTTTATCAGATATGGTACATCGCTGGCACCTCAAAATCTTAACGTTCATGCCCAATCTAACGGAAAAATTGTTATTTCAGGAAATACGGCAGGAACCGAAATTTTAGGTAGTGGAATTGATTATCTTAATGGAGAGAGTATATACGTGGCGTACCTTGAAGAAGAAGTACTTAAAACAGCTCATGCAAATACTCAGCAAGTATTTATCTATCCCAATCCAACTACCGATTTCATTTTTATAAAAAGCAAGAATAAGATACATAATACTGAAATCTATGATGCGTCAGGAAGAAAAATGATTGTCAAATCGATTTCAGAAAACCAGTTAGATGTTAGGAATTTGAAAAAAGGAGTTTATTATATAACAATCACCTTAGATAAAAGTTCAATTAGTTCGAAATTTATTAAAAAATAA